One segment of Hemibagrus wyckioides isolate EC202008001 linkage group LG05, SWU_Hwy_1.0, whole genome shotgun sequence DNA contains the following:
- the timm17b gene encoding mitochondrial import inner membrane translocase subunit Tim17-B: MEEYAREPCPWRIVDDCGGAFTMGAIGGGIFQTVKGFRNAPMGARHRLKGSVNAVRIRAPQIGGSFAVWGGLFSTIDCGLVRLRGKEDPWNSITSGAMTGAILAARSGPLAMVGSAMMGGVLLALIEGVGILLTRYTAQQFQNPSPFLEDPSQLPLKDGGQGQERHGYGQFQ, encoded by the exons ATGGAGGAATATGCCCGTGAACCTTG tccaTGGAGAATAGTAGATGACTGCGGAGGTGCCTTCACAATGGGAGCCATCGGTGGTGGGATTTTTCAGACCGTCAAAGGCTTCCGAAATGCACCCATG GGCGCACGACACCGGCTGAAAGGCAGCGTGAATGCTGTGCGCATCCGAGCTCCACAGATCGGAG GTAGTTTTGCAGTGTGGGGAGGTCTCTTCTCCACTATAGACTGCGGCCTGGTGCGGCTCAGGGGGAAGGAGGACCCGTGGAACTCCATCACCAGCGGCGCCATGACGGGAGCAATACTGGCCGCACGCA GTGGGCCCTTGGCTATGGTGGGTTCTGCCATGATGGGAGGGGTTCTGCTGGCCCTGATCGAGGGCGTCGGCATTTTACTCACCAGATACACAGCACAGCAATTTCAGAACC CGAGTCCATTTCTGGAGGATCCTAGTCAGCTTCCTCTGAAAGACGGAGGCCAGGGACAGGAGAGGCATGGCTACGGACAGTTTCAGTAG
- the pqbp1 gene encoding polyglutamine-binding protein 1 isoform X2 — MPLPPALLARLAKRGIVKHSDHEAEEEIIAEDYDDNNVDYEATRLENLPNNWYKVFDPNCGLPYYWNVETDLVSWLSPNDPSAVITKAVKKQRVEIADNKGDTHHEKPDRDRDRDKERERDRDRDRDRDRDRERDRDDGRERERDRERDRERDRDRDRERDRDRDRRMRREDSGPYNKSKRGGSRKQDELDPMDPSAYSDAPRGLWSSGLPKRNEAKTGADTTAAGPLFQQRPYPSPGAVLRANAEHTRRLEEEEEEDDNDI, encoded by the exons ATGCCATTGCCACCAGCTCTCCTGGCTCGTCTGGCCAAGAGAGGAATCGTGAAACACTCTGACCACg AAGCCGAAGAGGAAATCATTGCTGAGGATTATGATGACAACAACGTAGACTATGAAGCCACAAGACTCGAAAACCTGCCCAACAACTGGTACAAAGTCTTTGACCCGAATTG TGGACTTCCGTACTACTGGAACGTAGAGACGGATTTGGTGTCGTGGTTGTCTCCCAACGACCCCAGTGCAGTCATCACAAAAGCAGTGAAGAAACAGAGAG TGGAGATCGCAGACAACAAAGGAGACACTCACCATGAGAAGCCGGACCGAGACCGCGATCGCGACAAAGAGCGGGAGAGAGACCGGGACCGAGATCGAGACAGAGACCGAGATCGGGAGCGCGATAGAGATGatgggagagagcgagagcgagacagagagcgagacagagaaagggataGAGACAGGGAccgagagcgagacagagaccGGGACAGACGAATGAGAAGAGAGGACAGCGGCCCGTACAACAAATCAAAGAGAG GTGGAAGCCGGAAGCAGGACGAGTTGGATCCTATGGATCCCAGTGCCTACTCAGATGCACCAAG GGGCTTGTGGTCCAGCGGTCTGCCGAAGCGTAACGAGGCTAAGACAGGAGCAGACACGACAGCAGCAGGACCCCTGTTCCAGCAGAGGCCGTACCCCAGTCCCGGAGCTGTGCTTAGAGCCAACGCTGAACACACCAGACgtctggaggaggaggaggaagaggatgacaATGACATCTAA
- the pqbp1 gene encoding polyglutamine-binding protein 1 isoform X1, translating into MPLPPALLARLAKRGIVKHSDHEAEEEIIAEDYDDNNVDYEATRLENLPNNWYKVFDPNCGLPYYWNVETDLVSWLSPNDPSAVITKAVKKQRVEIADNKGDTHHEKPDRDRDRDKERERDRDRDRDRDRDRERDRDDGRERERDRERDRERDRDRDRERDRDRDRRMRREDSGPYNKSKRGTKANNLADWILQTFTQCFNFLFLYAGGSRKQDELDPMDPSAYSDAPRGLWSSGLPKRNEAKTGADTTAAGPLFQQRPYPSPGAVLRANAEHTRRLEEEEEEDDNDI; encoded by the exons ATGCCATTGCCACCAGCTCTCCTGGCTCGTCTGGCCAAGAGAGGAATCGTGAAACACTCTGACCACg AAGCCGAAGAGGAAATCATTGCTGAGGATTATGATGACAACAACGTAGACTATGAAGCCACAAGACTCGAAAACCTGCCCAACAACTGGTACAAAGTCTTTGACCCGAATTG TGGACTTCCGTACTACTGGAACGTAGAGACGGATTTGGTGTCGTGGTTGTCTCCCAACGACCCCAGTGCAGTCATCACAAAAGCAGTGAAGAAACAGAGAG TGGAGATCGCAGACAACAAAGGAGACACTCACCATGAGAAGCCGGACCGAGACCGCGATCGCGACAAAGAGCGGGAGAGAGACCGGGACCGAGATCGAGACAGAGACCGAGATCGGGAGCGCGATAGAGATGatgggagagagcgagagcgagacagagagcgagacagagaaagggataGAGACAGGGAccgagagcgagacagagaccGGGACAGACGAATGAGAAGAGAGGACAGCGGCCCGTACAACAAATCAAAGAGAGGTACTAAAGCCAATAATCTTGCAGACTGGATCCTGCAAACTTTTACCCAGTGTTTCaactttttgtttctttatgcAGGTGGAAGCCGGAAGCAGGACGAGTTGGATCCTATGGATCCCAGTGCCTACTCAGATGCACCAAG GGGCTTGTGGTCCAGCGGTCTGCCGAAGCGTAACGAGGCTAAGACAGGAGCAGACACGACAGCAGCAGGACCCCTGTTCCAGCAGAGGCCGTACCCCAGTCCCGGAGCTGTGCTTAGAGCCAACGCTGAACACACCAGACgtctggaggaggaggaggaagaggatgacaATGACATCTAA
- the pqbp1 gene encoding polyglutamine-binding protein 1 isoform X3, translating into MPLPPALLARLAKRGIVKHSDHAEEEIIAEDYDDNNVDYEATRLENLPNNWYKVFDPNCGLPYYWNVETDLVSWLSPNDPSAVITKAVKKQRVEIADNKGDTHHEKPDRDRDRDKERERDRDRDRDRDRDRERDRDDGRERERDRERDRERDRDRDRERDRDRDRRMRREDSGPYNKSKRGGSRKQDELDPMDPSAYSDAPRGLWSSGLPKRNEAKTGADTTAAGPLFQQRPYPSPGAVLRANAEHTRRLEEEEEEDDNDI; encoded by the exons ATGCCATTGCCACCAGCTCTCCTGGCTCGTCTGGCCAAGAGAGGAATCGTGAAACACTCTGACCACg CCGAAGAGGAAATCATTGCTGAGGATTATGATGACAACAACGTAGACTATGAAGCCACAAGACTCGAAAACCTGCCCAACAACTGGTACAAAGTCTTTGACCCGAATTG TGGACTTCCGTACTACTGGAACGTAGAGACGGATTTGGTGTCGTGGTTGTCTCCCAACGACCCCAGTGCAGTCATCACAAAAGCAGTGAAGAAACAGAGAG TGGAGATCGCAGACAACAAAGGAGACACTCACCATGAGAAGCCGGACCGAGACCGCGATCGCGACAAAGAGCGGGAGAGAGACCGGGACCGAGATCGAGACAGAGACCGAGATCGGGAGCGCGATAGAGATGatgggagagagcgagagcgagacagagagcgagacagagaaagggataGAGACAGGGAccgagagcgagacagagaccGGGACAGACGAATGAGAAGAGAGGACAGCGGCCCGTACAACAAATCAAAGAGAG GTGGAAGCCGGAAGCAGGACGAGTTGGATCCTATGGATCCCAGTGCCTACTCAGATGCACCAAG GGGCTTGTGGTCCAGCGGTCTGCCGAAGCGTAACGAGGCTAAGACAGGAGCAGACACGACAGCAGCAGGACCCCTGTTCCAGCAGAGGCCGTACCCCAGTCCCGGAGCTGTGCTTAGAGCCAACGCTGAACACACCAGACgtctggaggaggaggaggaagaggatgacaATGACATCTAA